One window of the Balaenoptera ricei isolate mBalRic1 chromosome X, mBalRic1.hap2, whole genome shotgun sequence genome contains the following:
- the ATP6AP1 gene encoding V-type proton ATPase subunit S1 isoform X2: MMAATAVDRVRAGMRRAPALWQMPWLPLVMVAAAAAAAASEQQVPLVLWSSDRDLWAPAADTHEGHITNDMQLSTYLDPALELGPRNVLLFLQDKLSIEDFTAYGGVFGNKQDSAFSNLENALDLAPSSLVLPAVDWYAVSTLTTYLQEKLGASPLHVDLATLRELKLNASLPALLLLRLPYTASSGLMAPKEVLTGNDEVIGQVLSMLKSEDVPYTAALTAVRPPRVARDVALVAGGLGRQLLQRQSASPMIFSPVSYNDTAPRILFWAQNFSVAYRDHWKDLTSLTFGDQDRLNLTGSFWNDSIARLVLTYEQLFGTTVTFRFILANRFYPVSARHWFTLERLEIHSNGSVAYFNASQVTGPSIYSFHCEYVSSLNQNGNLLVPGTQPSLWQMTFQDFQIQAFNVTGEQFSYASDCAGFFSPGIWMGLLTSLFMLFIFTYGLHMILSLKTMDRFDDHKGPTIALTQIV, translated from the exons ATGATGGCGGCGACCGCGGTGGATCGAGTGCGGGCGGGGATGCGGCGGGCCCCGGCGCTCTGGCAGATGCCATGGCTGCCGCTGGTgatggtggcggcggcggcggcggcggcggcgtcggAGCAGCAGGTGCCGCTGGTGCTGTGGTCGAGTGACCG AGACCTCTGGGCTCCTGCGGCCGACACCCACGAGGGCCATATCACCAACGACATGCAGCTCTCTACCTACTTAGACCCCGCCCTGGAGCTGGGCCCCCGCAACGTGCTGCTTTTCCTTCAGGACAAG CTGAGCATCGAGGACTTCACAGCGTACGGTGGCGTGTTTGGAAACAAGCAGGACAGTGCCTTCTCTAACCTGGAG AATGCCCTGGACCTGGCCCCCTCCTCTCTGGTGCTTCCGGCCGTCGACTGGTACGCGGTCAGCACTCTGACCACTTACCTGCAGGAGAAGCTCGGGGCCAGCCCCCTGCACGTGGACCTGGCCACGCTTCGGGAGCTGAAGCTCAACGCCAGCCTCCCGGCCTTGCTGCTCCTCCGCCTGCCCTACACGGCCAG CTCGGGTCTGATGGCGCCGAAGGAAGTGCTCACAGGCAATG ATGAGGTCATCGGGCAGGTGCTGAGCATGCTCAAGTCGGAAGACGTTCCGTACACGGCGGCCCTCACGGCAGTCCGCCCTCCTAGG GTGGCCCGCGATGTAGCCTTGGTGGCTGGGGGTCTGGGTCGCCAGCTGCTGCAAAGACAGTCGGCATCGCCTATGATCTTTTCCCCTGTGAGTTACAACGACACTGCTCCCCGGATCCTGTTCTGGGCCCAAAACTTCTCGGTGGCATATAGGGACCACTGGAAGGACCTGACCTCCCTCACCTTTGGGGATCAGGACCGCCTCAACCTGACCGGCTCCTTCTGGAATGACTCCATTGCCAG GCTTGTGCTGACCTACGAACAGCTCTTTGGTACCACGGTGACATTCAG GTTCATTCTGGCTAACCGCTTCTACCCGGTGTCCGCCCGACACTGGTTTACCCTGGAGCGCCTTGAAATCCACAGCAACGGCTCCGTCGCCTACTTCAATGCGTCCCAGGTCACAGGGCCCAGCATCTATTCCTTCCACTGCGAGTACGTCAGCAGTCTGAACCAGAATGGCAATCTCCTCGTGCCCGGCACACAGCCCTCTCTCTGGCAGATGACTTTTCAGGACTTCCAG ATCCAGGCCTTCAACGTGACGGGTGAGCAGTTCTCCTACGCCAGTGACTGTGCAGGCTTCTTCTCCCCGGGCATCTGGATGGGGCTGCTCACCTCCCTGTTCATGCTCTTCATCTTCACCTACGGCCTGCACATGATCCTCAGCCTCAAGACCATGGACCGCTTTGACGACCACAAGGGCCCCACCATAGCTTTGACCCAGATCGTGTGA
- the ATP6AP1 gene encoding V-type proton ATPase subunit S1 isoform X1 — protein MMAATAVDRVRAGMRRAPALWQMPWLPLVMVAAAAAAAASEQQVPLVLWSSDRDLWAPAADTHEGHITNDMQLSTYLDPALELGPRNVLLFLQDKEGLAEVVWLVQATAGSSLSLLDTPPPQLSIEDFTAYGGVFGNKQDSAFSNLENALDLAPSSLVLPAVDWYAVSTLTTYLQEKLGASPLHVDLATLRELKLNASLPALLLLRLPYTASSGLMAPKEVLTGNDEVIGQVLSMLKSEDVPYTAALTAVRPPRVARDVALVAGGLGRQLLQRQSASPMIFSPVSYNDTAPRILFWAQNFSVAYRDHWKDLTSLTFGDQDRLNLTGSFWNDSIARLVLTYEQLFGTTVTFRFILANRFYPVSARHWFTLERLEIHSNGSVAYFNASQVTGPSIYSFHCEYVSSLNQNGNLLVPGTQPSLWQMTFQDFQIQAFNVTGEQFSYASDCAGFFSPGIWMGLLTSLFMLFIFTYGLHMILSLKTMDRFDDHKGPTIALTQIV, from the exons ATGATGGCGGCGACCGCGGTGGATCGAGTGCGGGCGGGGATGCGGCGGGCCCCGGCGCTCTGGCAGATGCCATGGCTGCCGCTGGTgatggtggcggcggcggcggcggcggcggcgtcggAGCAGCAGGTGCCGCTGGTGCTGTGGTCGAGTGACCG AGACCTCTGGGCTCCTGCGGCCGACACCCACGAGGGCCATATCACCAACGACATGCAGCTCTCTACCTACTTAGACCCCGCCCTGGAGCTGGGCCCCCGCAACGTGCTGCTTTTCCTTCAGGACAAG GAAGGATTGGCTGAAGTTGTGTGGCTTGTGCAAGCCACAGCTGGTTCCAGCCTGAGTCTGTTGGACACCCCTCCACCCCAG CTGAGCATCGAGGACTTCACAGCGTACGGTGGCGTGTTTGGAAACAAGCAGGACAGTGCCTTCTCTAACCTGGAG AATGCCCTGGACCTGGCCCCCTCCTCTCTGGTGCTTCCGGCCGTCGACTGGTACGCGGTCAGCACTCTGACCACTTACCTGCAGGAGAAGCTCGGGGCCAGCCCCCTGCACGTGGACCTGGCCACGCTTCGGGAGCTGAAGCTCAACGCCAGCCTCCCGGCCTTGCTGCTCCTCCGCCTGCCCTACACGGCCAG CTCGGGTCTGATGGCGCCGAAGGAAGTGCTCACAGGCAATG ATGAGGTCATCGGGCAGGTGCTGAGCATGCTCAAGTCGGAAGACGTTCCGTACACGGCGGCCCTCACGGCAGTCCGCCCTCCTAGG GTGGCCCGCGATGTAGCCTTGGTGGCTGGGGGTCTGGGTCGCCAGCTGCTGCAAAGACAGTCGGCATCGCCTATGATCTTTTCCCCTGTGAGTTACAACGACACTGCTCCCCGGATCCTGTTCTGGGCCCAAAACTTCTCGGTGGCATATAGGGACCACTGGAAGGACCTGACCTCCCTCACCTTTGGGGATCAGGACCGCCTCAACCTGACCGGCTCCTTCTGGAATGACTCCATTGCCAG GCTTGTGCTGACCTACGAACAGCTCTTTGGTACCACGGTGACATTCAG GTTCATTCTGGCTAACCGCTTCTACCCGGTGTCCGCCCGACACTGGTTTACCCTGGAGCGCCTTGAAATCCACAGCAACGGCTCCGTCGCCTACTTCAATGCGTCCCAGGTCACAGGGCCCAGCATCTATTCCTTCCACTGCGAGTACGTCAGCAGTCTGAACCAGAATGGCAATCTCCTCGTGCCCGGCACACAGCCCTCTCTCTGGCAGATGACTTTTCAGGACTTCCAG ATCCAGGCCTTCAACGTGACGGGTGAGCAGTTCTCCTACGCCAGTGACTGTGCAGGCTTCTTCTCCCCGGGCATCTGGATGGGGCTGCTCACCTCCCTGTTCATGCTCTTCATCTTCACCTACGGCCTGCACATGATCCTCAGCCTCAAGACCATGGACCGCTTTGACGACCACAAGGGCCCCACCATAGCTTTGACCCAGATCGTGTGA